Within Winogradskyella helgolandensis, the genomic segment TCTTTTACTTCTATCATAATTAGCCTAGCAATATACTGGTTAGTAAAAAGTTGACAAGTATTATTAACACACTCGTCCAAACAAAAGAGGTTGTACTTGCTTTACCAACTTCTAGGGCACCACCTTTCATAAAATAACCATAATAAGAAGGTATGGTTGCTAATAAAAATGCAAATACAAAGGTTTTTATAAAAGCGTATATAAAATGAAATGGAATAAAATCTAATTGTACTCCTTCTACATAATCTTCCATAGTACCATAGCCACCATAAACACATGCCATAAGTCCACCTAATATTCCTAAAAACATGGCGATAGAAATTACAAACGGATATAAGGTTAAAGCAATAAATTTGGGGAATACTAAATAATTAATAGCGTTAATTCCCATGACTTCTAAAGCATCAATTTGTTCGGTAACTCGCATAGTTCCAATACTCGATGTAATAAAAGAACCCACTTTACCTGCCATGATAATGGAGATAAATGTTGGTGCAAATTCTAAAATTATCGATTGACGCGTTGCAAAGCCTACCAAATATTTAGGCATTAAAGGACTCGTCATATTCAACGAGGTTTGTATCGCTACTACTCCTCCAACAAAAAACGAAATAAAGGCAACAATACCTAGTGAGCCAATGATAAGATCATCAATGTCTTTTAAGATTAAGGGTTTCATCACCGACCATTTAGTAGGTCTGCGAAAAATATCCTTAATCATAATAAAATAGGTGCCAATATTATGTAGGTATTTCATGTGCAAATTTATTAATGCTAAAGTATAAAAAATGATTAGTTATTAATGTTAATTTAAACTAAGATAATTTAAAAACCGTATTTTTGAGGCTCACATTAAAGTCCTATTCAAATGAAAAACATCTTCTCTCTAATTGTTGTTTTGTTTGTTTTTTGCTCTTGTGGAGCACAAAATACAACTACTGACATAAAAAAGGAAACTTCAGTTTTAGAAACTACTGCTAGACCAAAATTAATTGTTGGTATTGTAGTCGATCAAATGCGTTATGATTACTTAACACGTTTCGAATCTAAATTTGGAGATGGAGGTTTTAACCGCATGATAAATGAAGGTTTTAATTGTAAAAATAATCATTTCAATTATGTGCCAACTTATACTGGCCCAGGTCATGCATCTGTGTATACAGGCACAACTCCCAAAACTCACGGCATCATAGGAAATAATTGGTACGATAAAGAAATTAAAGAATCTGTGTATTGTGCTGGTGATGATAATGTAACTTCAGTAGGTACAGATGATAAAGCGGGTAAAATGTCACCGCATAGATTGCAAACGACAACTATTGGTGACGAGAACAGGTTGTTTACCCAAATGCAAGGTAAAACAATAGGAATTTCTTTAAAAGATAGAGGAGCAATCTTACCAGCTGGGCATACCGCAAATGCAGCGTACTGGTTTCATGGAAGAGATGAAGGACGTTGGATTTCTAGCTCATTTTACATGAATGATTTGCCACAATGGGTTAAGGATTTTAATACGTCAGATAAAGCAGAATCGTACTTAAAGGAATGGGATACATTTTATGATATTTCAACATATACAGAAAGTGGAGTTGATGAAAATACATTTGAAGGTGGTTTTAAAGGAAAAGAAAAAGCGACCTTTCCGTATGACTTAAAAGCATTAAGTAAAGACAATAGAGGTTTTGATATTTTAAAAGCCACTCCTTATGGAAATGATTTAACAACCGATTTCGCAATTGCAGCTATTAAAGCTGAGAATTTAGGACAAGATAAAACTACAGATGTGCTTGCAGTGAGTTATTCAGCTACGGATTATGTAGGGCATAATTTCGGTGTAAATTCTAAAGAAGTTCAGGATACTTACATCCGTTTAGATAAGGATGTAGAACGCTTATTCAATTATTTAGACTCAACTGTTGGTCAAGGTGAATACACTGTTTTTTTAACGGCAGATCATGGAGCTGTAGATGTGCCTTCTTATTTACATTCGGTTAAAGTACCTGCAGGTTATGTAGAT encodes:
- a CDS encoding MlaE family ABC transporter permease, with protein sequence MKYLHNIGTYFIMIKDIFRRPTKWSVMKPLILKDIDDLIIGSLGIVAFISFFVGGVVAIQTSLNMTSPLMPKYLVGFATRQSIILEFAPTFISIIMAGKVGSFITSSIGTMRVTEQIDALEVMGINAINYLVFPKFIALTLYPFVISIAMFLGILGGLMACVYGGYGTMEDYVEGVQLDFIPFHFIYAFIKTFVFAFLLATIPSYYGYFMKGGALEVGKASTTSFVWTSVLIILVNFLLTSILLG
- the pafA gene encoding alkaline phosphatase PafA, translating into MKNIFSLIVVLFVFCSCGAQNTTTDIKKETSVLETTARPKLIVGIVVDQMRYDYLTRFESKFGDGGFNRMINEGFNCKNNHFNYVPTYTGPGHASVYTGTTPKTHGIIGNNWYDKEIKESVYCAGDDNVTSVGTDDKAGKMSPHRLQTTTIGDENRLFTQMQGKTIGISLKDRGAILPAGHTANAAYWFHGRDEGRWISSSFYMNDLPQWVKDFNTSDKAESYLKEWDTFYDISTYTESGVDENTFEGGFKGKEKATFPYDLKALSKDNRGFDILKATPYGNDLTTDFAIAAIKAENLGQDKTTDVLAVSYSATDYVGHNFGVNSKEVQDTYIRLDKDVERLFNYLDSTVGQGEYTVFLTADHGAVDVPSYLHSVKVPAGYVDNKDRKVKLNTFLNTTYGTEDIVENISNDQIFLDRAKVKALGLKLSEVQDAIAMEELSYTNISKVYTATTMSTTSFSKGVEELLQNGFNQKRSGDVILVNDSAFISYSKTGSTHGSGLNYDTHVPLLFFGKGIKHGQTFDKTVIPDIAPTISALLGISFPNGATGQPLGFVID